The genomic DNA CTTGCAATCGTCACGAAAACAGGAAGTTCACTTGACGCCTCTCCCCATTCTACAATAGCCGTATTAATAAATTCACTGGTAATTTCATCAATTGAACATACTGCTGTTTTTCCGTTTACACAGCAATAAATGTGATCACCAGCTGACATACGCATCACTCTTGCGATATGATGTACGTCATCACCTACAATGCGAATACTTGTCTCATTTACATATTTCTCTTCTACAAAATAACGTTGCATATAATCACCTTAGTAGAGTTTCGTTCCTTTCGTAAGTCAATACTTACGAAAGGAACGAAACGTTATCATTTTTCATATAACAAACGGCAAGTCCCTCACCTTATAGTGAGAGACTCTCCTTTTCATTATAGACTAAAATCTATATTACGCATTTCGTGCAATAATTGCTACCCAATCTTCCATTCGTAACACTTCTTCAATTGTAAATCCAGCTTTTTCTAGCGCCTCAGAAATCACTTTTTCCTTCGCAGCAATAATGCCCGATGTAATAAATAATCCGCCTGACTTCACAACTCTTGCTGCATCTTCAGGGAATAAAAGAATAATTTCTGCTAATAAGTTAGCTACGATTAAATCAACAGGACCTTCAATACCCTCTAAAAGACTATTCTGTCCAACAGATACGATATCATCTGTTTTATTTAAACGTACATTCATTTCTGCACTTTCAACCGCAACCGGATCTAAATCATATGCTTGAACAGAAGCCGCACCCAATTTTGCTGCTGCAATACTCAGTACACCAGAACCTGTTCCTACATCAATGATAGCGTCACCTGGCTGTACTGTTTTTTCTAAAGCACGGATACACATCGTTGTTGTTGGATGAGTTCCTGTCCCAAACGCCATACCTGGATCTAATTCAATAATTTTTTCTTCCG from Bacillus basilensis includes the following:
- the prmA gene encoding 50S ribosomal protein L11 methyltransferase; protein product: MKWSEISIHTTEEAVEAVSHILHEAGASGVAIEDPAELTKEREQQYGEIYALNPDEYPEEGVLIKAYFPQTDSLQETIAGVKSSIDVLPSYDIEIGTGNITVNEVNEEDWATAWKKYYHPVQISDTFTIVPTWEEYTPSSPEEKIIELDPGMAFGTGTHPTTTMCIRALEKTVQPGDAIIDVGTGSGVLSIAAAKLGAASVQAYDLDPVAVESAEMNVRLNKTDDIVSVGQNSLLEGIEGPVDLIVANLLAEIILLFPEDAARVVKSGGLFITSGIIAAKEKVISEALEKAGFTIEEVLRMEDWVAIIARNA